A genomic window from Serratia liquefaciens includes:
- a CDS encoding ATP-binding cassette domain-containing protein, with the protein MNAEPLQPAPLRAENLTLGYDKKIVARDLSVSIPHGELTVIIGPNACGKSTLLRTLSRLMQPQAGAIWLNGKHISDYATKEVARQLGLLPQSSTAPGDITVFDLVARGRYPHQRLFSRWREEDQQAVEQAMRSTGVFELAEQPVDTLSGGQRQRVWIAMVLAQQTPLLLLDEPTTWLDISHQIDLLELMRQLNRENGHTLVVVLHDLNHACRYATHLIAMRDGKVVAEGAPKDIVTPELIEKVYGLRCMIIDDPVSHTPLVVPLGK; encoded by the coding sequence ATGAATGCTGAACCTTTGCAGCCCGCGCCGTTACGCGCCGAAAACCTGACGCTCGGCTATGACAAAAAAATCGTCGCGCGCGACCTGTCCGTTTCTATTCCGCACGGCGAACTGACGGTCATTATCGGGCCGAATGCCTGCGGTAAATCGACCTTGCTGCGCACCCTCAGCCGCCTGATGCAACCGCAGGCCGGGGCTATCTGGCTCAACGGCAAACACATTAGCGACTATGCCACCAAAGAGGTGGCGCGCCAGTTGGGGCTGCTGCCGCAAAGCTCGACCGCGCCGGGTGACATTACCGTGTTTGATCTGGTGGCACGCGGCCGCTATCCGCATCAGCGTCTGTTCAGCCGCTGGCGCGAGGAAGACCAACAGGCGGTCGAACAGGCCATGCGCTCCACCGGCGTGTTTGAACTGGCTGAACAGCCGGTTGATACGCTCTCCGGCGGACAGCGTCAACGGGTCTGGATTGCCATGGTATTGGCGCAGCAAACGCCGCTGCTGCTGTTGGATGAGCCGACCACCTGGCTGGATATCAGCCATCAGATCGACTTGCTGGAGCTGATGCGTCAGCTAAACCGTGAAAACGGCCATACGCTGGTGGTGGTGCTGCACGACCTTAATCACGCCTGCCGTTACGCCACCCATCTGATTGCCATGCGCGACGGCAAGGTGGTGGCCGAGGGGGCACCGAAGGATATTGTGACGCCGGAATTGATCGAAAAGGTCTACGGCCTGCGCTGCATGATCATTGACGATCCCGTCTCGCACACGCCGTTGGTAGTGCCGCTGGGTAAGTAA
- a CDS encoding enterobactin synthase subunit F, which produces MSDSTVLPTEQPFATELPLVAAQPGIWVADQISPHANAYAVSHYIELNGPLDQACLLRAIEQGLSEVDTLQFRFEERDGVPMQWHDPALAVLPVELIDLSESPDAAAAARALMELDMSGDLRIGSGNALYRHMLIRLSEQRWFWYQRYHHILVDGFSFTAIARRIAHIYTRTLHNERPGPTPFSAFSDVVEEYQRYAQSPTCQRDAAFWLNKAQQLPTPATLCPQPLAGQTPTTRIHRLSQLCDRQDFTQLVNAGQQQFSVADMALALVALWVSRLSGHASFSAGFIFMRRTGSAALCANGPVINVLPIEMHLAPQATLSEVAGNIGRELKIVRRHQRYEAEQVQRDLGRIGDAQPLYGTVFNFKMFDFQLDFGGIEGITHELASGPVRDLEIALYLDEAGTLKVDLLANAERYQRDELAAHLQRLPLLLRQFAAQPQMPIGDADLLTEQDCQLLARVNDTAHPVPAQTLSGLLAEQAQKTPDAPALADAQYQFTYRETREQVAALARQLTEQGVQPGDIVAVALPRSVFLSLALMAIVEAGAAYLPLDTGYPDERLGMMLEDAAPRLIITEPTQQARFAGKGEILLYDAPLPKDSAANVTLNGPTPHHPAYIIFTSGSTGRPKGVLVGHQAIVNRLLWMQHQYPMAAGDVVLQKTPCSFDVSVWEFFWPLMVGARLVMAPPEAHRDPEQLLQLVDQHRVTTMHFVPSMLAAFVSALDSPQAVACCAPLRQVFCSGEALPAELCRLWQSRTAVPLHNLYGPTEAAVDVSWHPAWGEALAAVTGANVPIGLPVWNTGLRILDARLRPVPPGVAGDLYLTGVQLAQGYLGRPELTASRFVADPEGDGGRMYRTGDVARWLPGGEVEYLGRSDDQLKIRGQRIELSEIDHALLSLPGIKQAVTHALVLENTPTDPGGGDARQLVGYLVAQPGVRLDLDVLRAALADRLPPHMVPVALVEMEALPLSANGKLDRKALPQPQGATRAAGREPQAGLETAIAAVFARLLQRETVFADDDFFALGGHSLLAMRLAAELRRELGKAVSVGQVMVASRVEQLAQLLAEERTQEEADKTGFDSVLPLRTTEGPTLFCLHPASGFSWQFSVLPRYIDQHWSLVGIQSPRPDGPLALSENMDQVCDAHLETVLQVQPKGPYHFIGYSLGGTLAQGIAARLQARGEEVAFLGLLDTYPPETQNWDVMLDDNVLKEVQRERQQFLAVSEDALDPALGETRVAMFDNIEANYADSVRLLSATHTANFKGQATLFVARQTLQEGMDVQQTWSQYVDALQVHELDCAHVDIVSPTSFKVLGPLLNRILRAL; this is translated from the coding sequence TTGTCAGACAGCACCGTATTACCGACCGAACAGCCGTTCGCCACTGAACTGCCGTTGGTCGCCGCGCAACCCGGGATCTGGGTTGCCGATCAGATTTCACCGCATGCCAACGCTTATGCGGTTTCCCACTATATTGAGTTGAACGGCCCGTTGGATCAGGCGTGCCTGCTGCGGGCGATTGAGCAGGGGCTGTCCGAAGTGGACACCCTGCAATTCCGCTTTGAAGAGCGTGATGGCGTGCCGATGCAGTGGCATGATCCCGCGCTGGCAGTCCTGCCGGTGGAACTGATCGATCTCAGCGAGTCTCCGGATGCCGCTGCGGCGGCGCGTGCCCTCATGGAACTGGATATGTCCGGCGATCTGCGCATTGGCAGCGGCAATGCGTTGTATCGTCATATGCTGATCCGCCTGTCGGAGCAGCGCTGGTTTTGGTATCAGCGTTATCACCATATCCTGGTGGATGGCTTCAGTTTCACCGCCATTGCTCGCAGAATTGCCCATATTTACACCCGGACGTTGCACAATGAGCGGCCGGGCCCGACGCCTTTTAGCGCATTCAGCGACGTGGTCGAGGAATATCAACGCTACGCGCAGTCGCCCACTTGTCAGCGCGATGCCGCCTTCTGGTTGAATAAGGCGCAGCAGTTGCCGACGCCGGCCACCCTTTGCCCGCAGCCGCTGGCCGGCCAGACGCCAACCACCCGAATTCACCGTTTATCGCAGCTGTGCGATCGCCAAGACTTCACTCAGCTGGTGAACGCCGGTCAGCAGCAGTTCAGCGTCGCGGATATGGCGCTGGCGCTGGTGGCGCTTTGGGTTTCTCGCCTGAGCGGGCATGCCAGCTTCAGCGCCGGTTTTATCTTTATGCGCCGTACCGGTTCGGCCGCCCTGTGCGCCAACGGACCGGTGATTAACGTCTTGCCGATCGAAATGCACCTCGCCCCTCAGGCGACGCTGAGCGAGGTCGCCGGCAATATCGGTCGCGAGTTGAAAATCGTTCGTCGCCATCAGCGCTACGAGGCGGAGCAGGTGCAGCGCGATTTGGGGCGGATTGGCGATGCCCAGCCGCTGTACGGCACCGTATTCAACTTCAAGATGTTCGATTTCCAGTTGGACTTCGGCGGTATCGAAGGCATCACCCATGAGCTGGCCTCCGGCCCGGTGCGCGATCTGGAGATCGCACTGTACCTCGATGAAGCCGGTACGCTGAAGGTCGATCTGCTGGCCAATGCCGAGCGTTATCAGCGTGATGAGCTGGCGGCGCATCTGCAACGTCTGCCCCTGCTGCTGCGCCAGTTTGCCGCACAGCCACAAATGCCGATCGGTGACGCCGATTTACTCACCGAGCAAGACTGCCAACTGTTGGCCCGTGTTAACGACACGGCACATCCGGTGCCGGCGCAAACCCTTTCCGGCCTGCTGGCTGAACAGGCGCAAAAAACGCCTGATGCCCCGGCGCTGGCCGATGCGCAATACCAATTTACCTATCGCGAAACTCGTGAACAGGTTGCCGCGCTGGCGCGTCAGTTGACGGAACAGGGCGTACAGCCCGGTGATATCGTCGCCGTCGCCTTGCCGCGCTCGGTCTTTTTGTCGCTGGCGTTAATGGCCATTGTCGAAGCCGGGGCGGCCTATTTGCCGCTGGACACCGGTTACCCTGACGAGCGCCTTGGCATGATGCTGGAAGACGCTGCGCCGCGCCTGATTATCACCGAACCGACCCAGCAGGCACGCTTTGCCGGCAAGGGCGAGATCTTGCTGTATGACGCGCCGTTGCCGAAAGACAGCGCAGCCAACGTCACGCTCAACGGGCCTACGCCGCATCACCCGGCCTACATTATCTTTACCTCCGGTTCGACCGGGCGACCGAAAGGCGTGTTGGTGGGGCATCAGGCGATCGTCAACCGTTTACTGTGGATGCAGCATCAGTATCCGATGGCGGCGGGCGATGTGGTGTTGCAGAAAACGCCTTGCAGCTTTGACGTTTCGGTATGGGAATTTTTCTGGCCGCTGATGGTGGGTGCCCGGTTGGTGATGGCCCCGCCTGAAGCGCACCGCGATCCGGAACAGCTGCTGCAGCTGGTTGATCAACACCGCGTCACCACCATGCACTTTGTTCCTTCGATGCTGGCGGCCTTTGTCAGCGCGCTGGACAGCCCTCAGGCGGTAGCGTGCTGCGCGCCGTTACGCCAGGTATTTTGCAGCGGCGAAGCCTTACCGGCGGAGTTGTGCCGACTGTGGCAAAGCCGCACTGCGGTACCGCTGCATAACCTCTACGGGCCGACCGAAGCGGCGGTGGACGTCAGCTGGCATCCAGCCTGGGGCGAAGCCTTGGCTGCCGTTACTGGCGCCAACGTGCCTATCGGTTTGCCGGTTTGGAATACCGGTTTGCGCATCCTCGATGCGCGGCTGCGGCCAGTACCGCCAGGCGTGGCCGGTGATTTGTATCTTACCGGCGTCCAACTGGCGCAGGGTTATCTGGGGCGACCTGAACTGACCGCCAGCCGCTTTGTCGCCGATCCTGAGGGCGATGGCGGGCGGATGTACCGCACGGGTGACGTCGCCCGTTGGTTGCCGGGAGGCGAGGTGGAATACCTTGGCCGCAGCGACGATCAGTTAAAAATTCGTGGGCAACGCATTGAATTGAGTGAAATCGATCATGCCTTGCTGTCGCTGCCAGGCATCAAACAGGCGGTGACTCATGCGCTGGTGCTGGAAAATACGCCAACCGATCCTGGCGGTGGCGATGCCCGTCAACTGGTGGGTTATCTGGTGGCCCAGCCCGGTGTCCGCCTTGATCTGGACGTCCTGCGTGCTGCATTGGCCGATCGCCTGCCGCCGCATATGGTGCCGGTGGCACTGGTCGAGATGGAGGCGTTGCCGCTGAGCGCCAATGGCAAGCTGGATCGTAAAGCGTTGCCGCAGCCGCAAGGCGCAACCCGCGCCGCAGGACGTGAACCGCAAGCGGGGCTGGAAACGGCGATCGCGGCCGTGTTCGCTCGTCTGCTGCAACGCGAAACCGTGTTTGCCGACGATGACTTCTTTGCCCTCGGCGGGCACTCGTTGCTGGCGATGCGCTTGGCGGCGGAGCTGCGGCGTGAGCTGGGCAAGGCGGTGTCGGTAGGGCAGGTGATGGTGGCTTCCCGCGTGGAACAGCTGGCGCAGCTGTTGGCTGAGGAACGCACTCAGGAAGAAGCTGACAAAACCGGTTTTGACAGCGTTCTGCCGCTGCGCACCACCGAAGGGCCAACGCTGTTCTGCCTGCATCCGGCTTCCGGTTTCTCCTGGCAGTTCAGCGTGCTGCCGCGTTACATCGATCAGCATTGGTCGCTGGTAGGTATTCAGTCGCCACGGCCGGATGGCCCGCTGGCGCTCAGCGAGAATATGGATCAGGTGTGCGACGCGCATCTGGAGACGGTCTTGCAGGTGCAGCCTAAGGGCCCATACCACTTTATCGGCTACTCGCTGGGAGGCACGCTGGCGCAGGGCATCGCCGCGCGACTACAGGCGCGGGGCGAAGAAGTGGCTTTCCTTGGGTTGCTGGATACCTATCCGCCGGAAACGCAAAACTGGGACGTCATGCTGGATGACAACGTGTTGAAAGAGGTTCAGCGCGAACGTCAGCAGTTCCTGGCGGTGTCTGAGGATGCGCTGGATCCGGCGTTGGGCGAAACCCGCGTGGCGATGTTCGATAATATCGAAGCCAACTATGCCGATTCGGTTCGTCTGCTTTCCGCCACCCACACGGCAAATTTCAAAGGGCAGGCGACGCTGTTTGTCGCGCGTCAGACGTTGCAGGAAGGGATGGATGTTCAGCAGACCTGGTCGCAGTATGTAGATGCGCTACAGGTTCATGAACTGGACTGCGCGCACGTGGATATCGTTTCACCAACGTCGTTCAAGGTATTAGGACCGTTGTTGAACCGCATACTTCGAGCGTTGTAA
- a CDS encoding MbtH family protein has protein sequence METLNPFDDEQQSCLIVQNDELQYSLWPDFSAVPAGWTPVFGPAARALCVIWLEQHWQDMRPASLRKA, from the coding sequence ATGGAAACTCTGAACCCGTTCGATGACGAGCAACAAAGCTGCCTGATTGTGCAGAATGATGAACTGCAATACAGCCTGTGGCCGGACTTCAGCGCAGTGCCGGCGGGGTGGACGCCGGTGTTTGGCCCGGCGGCACGGGCGCTGTGCGTGATTTGGCTGGAACAGCATTGGCAGGATATGCGGCCCGCTTCGCTGCGTAAGGCGTGA
- the fes gene encoding enterochelin esterase, producing the protein MKTKSESESSRLLSSKHAGRHGWWLNIAKRGTPLVELQGDGRGKVTFLWRDPQGCELTSAYQRVWIHINCLTDHHQSSPPQSLQRLEGTDVWYWQTELSADWRGSYCFIPCMDDRPLIQNDEDTHANMHSVRHWWHQVFAGATQDLLNPHRSWAGVGGHVLSGLHMPEALPQPAWQDFDRYAVASGRCTPAPPARLQRHRWHSERLGNTRDVWVYTTGEGDPTQRPLAILLDGQFWASNMPVWDPLMQLTREGKLPEAVYLLIDIIDLKHRSRELACNEDFWLAVQEELLPQVAEWAPYQRDPARTLVCGQSFGGLSSLYAGLHWPQCFGGVICQSSSFWWPRRDMYQLAEIPTDAGWLLHQVEQGVGKGKLKVFMEAGVHEKVARRVNDRMADLLRDAGHRVQYRVVAGGHDHLCWRGGLIDGLQALWADQSFSPSIKLTFTAQGVRDGNSEPVR; encoded by the coding sequence TTGAAAACAAAATCCGAGTCAGAAAGCAGCAGATTATTATCGAGCAAGCACGCCGGGCGCCATGGATGGTGGCTGAATATCGCCAAACGCGGCACGCCGCTGGTGGAGCTGCAAGGGGATGGACGCGGGAAGGTCACCTTTTTATGGCGTGACCCTCAGGGATGTGAACTCACTTCAGCCTATCAGCGGGTCTGGATCCACATCAATTGCCTGACCGACCACCATCAGTCGTCGCCGCCGCAGAGCCTGCAACGCCTGGAAGGGACCGACGTCTGGTACTGGCAAACCGAACTGAGCGCCGATTGGCGCGGCAGCTACTGCTTTATTCCTTGTATGGACGACCGTCCACTGATCCAAAACGATGAGGATACGCACGCCAATATGCATTCGGTCCGTCATTGGTGGCATCAGGTGTTTGCCGGTGCGACCCAGGACCTGCTGAATCCCCATCGTTCCTGGGCAGGTGTCGGCGGCCACGTGTTGTCGGGGCTGCATATGCCGGAAGCGCTGCCGCAACCGGCCTGGCAGGATTTCGATCGCTATGCGGTCGCCAGCGGTCGCTGTACCCCAGCGCCACCCGCGCGTTTACAGCGCCACCGTTGGCACAGCGAGCGGCTGGGCAATACCCGTGACGTCTGGGTTTATACCACCGGCGAAGGTGATCCAACACAACGTCCGCTGGCGATATTGCTGGATGGTCAGTTCTGGGCGAGCAACATGCCGGTCTGGGATCCGCTGATGCAGTTGACCCGCGAGGGCAAGCTGCCGGAAGCGGTTTATCTGCTGATTGACATTATCGATCTCAAACACCGTTCCCGGGAGCTGGCCTGCAATGAAGATTTCTGGCTGGCGGTGCAGGAAGAATTGCTGCCGCAGGTCGCCGAATGGGCGCCGTACCAACGCGATCCTGCCCGTACTCTGGTATGCGGCCAAAGTTTTGGCGGCTTGTCATCGTTGTATGCCGGGCTGCACTGGCCACAGTGTTTTGGCGGGGTTATCTGCCAGTCCAGCTCTTTCTGGTGGCCACGTCGCGACATGTATCAGCTGGCGGAAATCCCGACCGACGCCGGTTGGTTACTGCATCAGGTTGAGCAGGGCGTTGGCAAAGGCAAGCTGAAGGTGTTTATGGAAGCCGGCGTGCATGAAAAAGTGGCGCGTCGGGTCAACGATCGGATGGCAGACTTGCTGCGTGATGCCGGTCACCGGGTGCAATACCGGGTGGTAGCCGGGGGGCACGATCATTTGTGCTGGCGTGGCGGCCTGATAGACGGTCTGCAGGCACTGTGGGCGGATCAATCTTTTTCTCCCTCGATCAAGCTAACCTTCACTGCCCAAGGAGTCCGCGATGGAAACTCTGAACCCGTTCGATGA
- a CDS encoding TonB-dependent siderophore receptor, with amino-acid sequence MNSKLSRYSLATLIGLGLGASAFAHAAQQTDSTTETDNVATSKKEATEDTIVVTAAKQNLQAPGVSTITADEIKKRPPARDISELIRTMPGVNLTGNSTSGQRGNNRQIDIRGMGPENTLILIDGKPASSRNSVRQGWRGERDTRGDTAWVPPEMIERIEVLRGPAAARYGNGAAGGVVNIITKKNTKELHGSLNTYFDVPEHKQEGSTKRTDFSLSGPLTDQLSFRLFGGYSKTQADAWDINESHKSERVGAYASSIPSGREGVVDKNIDALLHWDFAHLQSLEFEYSYGRQGNLYAGDTQNTNTNALVQSNYGKETNRIYRETFGLNHRGAWDNGVSTNNYVQFERTRNTRLNEGLAGGTEGIFDAKNEGFGTTKLDDFLAHSEVSVPFELGVTQTATLGTEWNQQRMKDGSSTSQTMMGGTIPGQGSGTRSPYASAHIFSLFAEDNMELTDSTMLTPGLRYDLHSEAGNNWSPSLNLSQELGDNFTLKMGIARAYKAPNLYQTNQNYLLYSKGQGCSSSDVKNGCYLLGNDDLKAETSVNKEVGLEFHNEGWLAGVTYFRNDYHNKIEAGNSRIGTSSTGTAVYQWENVPKAVVQGLEGTLNVPVSETVSWSNNATYMIENKNKSTGDYLSVIPKFTINSTLSWQATQDLSMQSTLTWYGRQKPKKYNYQGKPVSGTETKEVSPYAVVGASATYDVTKNISLTAGIDNLFDKRQFREGNSQNVGDPTTGAINIAGAGAATYNEPGRTYYMSINTHF; translated from the coding sequence ATGAACAGCAAACTATCACGTTATTCCTTAGCCACACTCATCGGGTTAGGGTTAGGCGCGTCCGCTTTTGCCCACGCCGCACAGCAAACTGACAGCACCACAGAAACAGACAACGTCGCCACAAGCAAGAAAGAAGCCACCGAGGACACCATTGTCGTCACCGCCGCCAAGCAGAACCTGCAGGCGCCGGGGGTTTCTACCATTACCGCCGACGAAATCAAAAAACGCCCACCTGCCCGTGATATCAGCGAGCTGATCCGCACCATGCCCGGCGTTAACCTGACCGGCAACTCCACCAGCGGCCAACGCGGCAACAATCGCCAGATCGATATCCGCGGCATGGGCCCGGAAAACACCCTGATCCTGATCGACGGCAAACCGGCCAGCAGCCGCAACTCGGTGCGTCAGGGCTGGCGCGGTGAGCGTGATACCCGTGGCGATACCGCCTGGGTACCGCCGGAAATGATTGAACGTATCGAAGTGCTGCGCGGCCCTGCGGCGGCACGTTACGGTAACGGCGCCGCCGGCGGCGTGGTCAACATCATCACCAAGAAGAACACCAAAGAGCTGCACGGCTCGCTGAATACCTATTTCGACGTGCCGGAGCACAAGCAGGAAGGCTCGACCAAGCGTACCGACTTCAGCCTGTCCGGCCCGCTGACCGACCAGTTGAGCTTCCGGCTGTTCGGGGGTTACAGCAAAACTCAGGCCGATGCCTGGGACATTAACGAATCGCATAAGTCCGAGCGTGTAGGGGCCTATGCCAGCAGCATTCCTTCCGGCCGTGAAGGGGTGGTAGATAAAAATATCGACGCCTTGCTGCACTGGGACTTCGCTCACCTGCAGTCGCTGGAGTTTGAATACTCCTATGGCCGCCAGGGCAACCTGTACGCCGGTGACACTCAGAACACCAACACCAATGCGCTGGTCCAGAGCAACTATGGCAAAGAAACCAACCGTATCTATCGCGAGACCTTCGGCCTTAACCACCGTGGTGCCTGGGATAACGGGGTCAGCACCAACAACTACGTTCAGTTCGAGCGCACCCGCAATACGCGCCTGAACGAAGGGTTGGCCGGCGGTACCGAAGGTATCTTCGACGCCAAAAACGAAGGCTTCGGCACCACCAAGCTGGACGATTTCCTGGCGCACAGCGAAGTCAGCGTGCCCTTCGAGCTGGGCGTGACGCAAACTGCCACCCTGGGTACCGAATGGAACCAGCAACGCATGAAGGACGGTTCATCCACCAGCCAGACGATGATGGGCGGCACCATACCCGGTCAAGGTAGCGGTACTCGTAGCCCTTACGCATCCGCCCATATCTTCTCGCTGTTCGCCGAAGACAACATGGAGCTGACCGACAGCACCATGCTGACGCCGGGCTTGCGTTACGATCTGCACTCCGAAGCCGGCAACAACTGGAGCCCGTCGCTGAACCTGTCACAGGAACTCGGCGACAACTTCACCCTGAAAATGGGTATCGCGCGTGCCTACAAAGCGCCTAACCTGTACCAGACTAACCAGAACTATTTGCTGTACAGCAAAGGTCAGGGTTGTTCGTCCAGCGATGTCAAAAATGGCTGCTACCTGTTGGGTAACGACGATCTGAAAGCGGAAACCAGCGTCAACAAAGAAGTCGGGCTGGAATTCCATAATGAAGGCTGGCTGGCCGGCGTGACTTATTTCCGCAACGATTACCACAATAAAATCGAAGCGGGCAATAGCCGTATCGGTACCAGCAGCACCGGCACAGCGGTTTACCAGTGGGAAAACGTGCCGAAAGCGGTAGTTCAGGGTCTGGAAGGTACGTTGAACGTGCCGGTCAGCGAGACCGTATCCTGGAGCAACAACGCCACTTACATGATTGAGAACAAGAACAAGAGCACCGGCGACTACCTGTCGGTGATCCCTAAGTTCACCATCAACTCGACGCTGAGCTGGCAAGCGACCCAGGACCTGTCGATGCAATCGACACTGACCTGGTATGGCCGTCAAAAACCGAAGAAGTACAACTACCAGGGTAAACCGGTCAGCGGTACGGAAACCAAGGAAGTCAGCCCTTACGCCGTGGTAGGTGCCAGCGCGACTTATGATGTGACTAAAAACATCAGCCTGACGGCGGGTATCGACAACCTGTTCGACAAACGTCAGTTCCGCGAAGGTAACTCGCAGAACGTGGGTGACCCAACCACCGGTGCCATTAACATTGCCGGCGCAGGCGCCGCCACCTACAACGAACCGGGCCGTACTTACTATATGAGCATCAACACGCATTTCTAA
- a CDS encoding ABC transporter substrate-binding protein, which produces MKTKAITMTLGLLALTVMGGARASTLVYCSESSPEGFNPQLFTSGPTVDASSATIYNRLVDFKTGTVELQPSLAESWQVSEDGKNYTFHLRKGVKFQSNKYFTPTRDFNADDVIFSFMRQKDANNPYHKVSNGAYTNFESMEFGTLINNIVKVDDNTVRFELSRAEAPFVADLGMYFATILSAEYADAMLKAGTPQRVDNDPIGTGPFQLVQYQKDAKILYKAFDHYWEGKPKVDRLVFSITPDAAVRYAKLQKNECQVMPFPNPADLTRMRQDPNIQVMEKSGLNIGFLAFNTQKKPLDNVKVRQALALAVNKPAILEAVFHGAGQPAKNLLPPTQWGSNDKIEDYPYSPEKAKKLLQEAGLGQGFAIDLWAMPVQRPYNPNAKRMAEMIQSDWAKIGVKAKIVTFEWGEYLQRIKNGEHQTALMGWTTANGDPDNFFGPLFTCVSANGGSNSAKWCYPPFDKLISQAREENDHAKRVAMYEQAQVMMHDQMPALMIAHSTIFEPVRKEVKGYEIDPFGKHIFKQVSLEK; this is translated from the coding sequence ATGAAAACAAAAGCAATAACAATGACGCTGGGATTATTGGCTTTGACGGTGATGGGCGGTGCGCGCGCCAGTACGCTGGTTTATTGTTCCGAAAGCTCACCGGAAGGGTTTAACCCGCAGTTGTTTACCTCTGGACCGACGGTGGACGCCAGCTCGGCGACGATCTACAACCGATTGGTGGACTTCAAAACCGGCACCGTTGAGCTGCAGCCCAGCCTGGCCGAAAGCTGGCAGGTAAGTGAAGACGGAAAAAATTACACTTTTCACCTGCGCAAGGGGGTGAAATTCCAGAGCAATAAATACTTTACCCCCACCCGTGATTTCAACGCCGACGACGTTATCTTCTCCTTCATGCGGCAAAAAGATGCCAATAACCCTTATCACAAGGTTTCCAACGGCGCTTACACCAACTTTGAGTCGATGGAGTTTGGCACGTTGATCAACAACATTGTCAAAGTGGACGATAACACCGTGCGCTTTGAGCTTTCACGCGCTGAAGCCCCGTTTGTGGCCGATCTCGGCATGTATTTCGCCACCATTCTCTCCGCCGAATATGCCGACGCGATGCTAAAGGCCGGTACCCCGCAGCGGGTGGACAACGACCCGATCGGCACCGGTCCCTTCCAGTTGGTGCAGTACCAGAAGGATGCGAAAATCCTCTACAAGGCGTTCGACCACTATTGGGAAGGCAAACCCAAGGTTGACCGCCTGGTGTTCTCAATTACCCCGGATGCGGCGGTGCGTTATGCCAAGCTGCAAAAAAATGAGTGCCAGGTCATGCCGTTCCCTAACCCGGCGGATCTGACACGGATGCGTCAGGATCCCAATATCCAGGTGATGGAGAAATCCGGTCTGAATATCGGTTTTCTGGCGTTCAATACCCAGAAAAAGCCGCTGGATAACGTCAAGGTGAGGCAGGCGCTGGCGCTGGCGGTGAACAAACCGGCGATCCTCGAAGCGGTGTTCCACGGCGCGGGCCAGCCGGCGAAAAACCTGTTGCCGCCGACCCAGTGGGGCAGCAATGACAAGATTGAGGATTACCCGTATTCCCCGGAGAAGGCCAAAAAGTTACTGCAAGAGGCAGGGCTGGGGCAGGGTTTTGCGATAGATCTGTGGGCGATGCCGGTACAGCGGCCCTACAACCCGAATGCCAAACGCATGGCGGAGATGATCCAGTCCGACTGGGCGAAGATTGGCGTGAAGGCCAAAATTGTCACCTTCGAGTGGGGCGAATATCTGCAGCGGATAAAAAATGGCGAGCATCAAACGGCATTGATGGGCTGGACTACGGCCAATGGCGATCCGGATAACTTCTTTGGCCCGTTGTTTACCTGCGTTTCGGCCAACGGCGGTTCGAACTCGGCCAAGTGGTGCTATCCGCCGTTCGACAAGTTGATTTCGCAAGCGCGTGAGGAAAACGATCACGCCAAGCGGGTGGCAATGTATGAACAGGCGCAGGTGATGATGCATGACCAGATGCCGGCGTTGATGATTGCCCATTCGACCATTTTTGAACCGGTGCGCAAAGAGGTGAAAGGCTACGAGATCGATCCCTTCGGCAAACACATCTTCAAACAGGTTTCGCTGGAGAAATAA